A genomic window from Cydia strobilella chromosome 26, ilCydStro3.1, whole genome shotgun sequence includes:
- the LOC134753029 gene encoding zinc finger protein 431-like, producing the protein MDSSMLQATDSTESVFVKAEPCEDVCKTDEPTFEGVSVKAEPLLDDVCVEDEPRGEGVSIKVKPSCLDVCVKDESLGVSAAAGLYTDHVVKDELVLGPVIVEQRVRHATTASNLVLEAKQSYEIVSGRPSLRDCCVRLERLVVDTLLTGTRSTDRDSPNQVHEAGSQHRDTTVGNLKGNIGDDLIILSSSSEGLQTMLNDLVRESEKVGLVMNTLKTKAMTNDKQESHKKRKRGRPFRRWVDDIKAIAGNTWTRVAKDREEWRSFVAGQTSQKKPSGNTKTHQCAHCEYTTAVKSCLIRQLRKHTNEKPYRYGQCSFASAQKNQLRGHERIHTGEKPYRCDQWSFASAEKSNLQKHVRIHTGEKPYKCGQCSFASVQKSNLQKHVRIHTGEKPYKCGQCSFASAQKNQLRGHERIHTGEKPYRCDQCSFASAEKSNLQKHVRIHTGEKPYKCGQCSFASVLKSNLQKHVRIHTGEKPYKCGQCSFASAQKIQLRGHERIHNGEKPYRCDQCSFASADKSNLQKHVRIHTGEKPYKCGQCSYASAQKNPLRGHERIHTGEKPYRCDQCSFASADKSNLQRHVRIHTGEKPYKCGQCSFASAQKIQLQRHVRKHTGEKRYKCDQCSFGNFCKIHKSKHTNETL; encoded by the exons ATGGACTCGTCAATGTTACAGGCCACAGACTCCACAGAGAGTGTTTTCGTGAAGGCTGAGCCCTGTGAGGATGTGTGTAAAACAGATGAGCCTACGTTCGAGGGAGTGTCTGTGAAAGCTGAGCCTTTGCTGGATGATGTGTGTGTAGAAGACGAGCCCAGGGGCGAAGGTGTTTCTATAAAAGTGAAGCCTTCGTGCTTAGATGTGTGTGTTAAGGACGAGTCGCTCGGTgtgagcgcggcggcggggctGTACACCGACCACGTGGTGAAGGATGAGCTCGTGCTCGGCCCCGTGATAGTGGAGCAGCGCGTGCGCCACGCAACAACAG CTTCCAACCTGGTTTTAGAAGCGAAGCAGTCATATGAGATTGTCTCTGGGAGACCCTCTCTGAGGGACTGCTGTGTTAGACTGGAGCGCCTTGTTGTGGACACGCTGCTCACTGGCACTCGGAGCACAGACCGGGACAGCCCGAACCAAGTTCATGAAGCTGGAAGTCAACACAGAGACACCACAGTTGGGAATCTTAAAGGAAACATTGGAG ATGACCTGATAATACTCTCATCATCAAGCGAAGGATTGCAAACAATGCTGAATGACCTGGTAAGAGAAAGTGAGAAGGTGGGATTGGTTATGAACACACTAAAGACCAAGGCTATGACTAACGACAAACAAGAAA GccataagaaaagaaaaagaggtaGACCATTTAGAAGATGGGTGGACGACATCAAAGCCATAGCAGGAAACACATGGACGAGAGTTGCCAAGGATAGAGAGGAATGGAgaag tttcgtTGCAGGGCAAACTTCACAGAAGAAACCGAGCGGCAACACCAAAACTCACCAATGTGCCCACTGTGAATATACAACAGCTGTGAAGTCATGTTTAATAAGGCAATTGAGGAAACATACCAATGAGAAGCCATACAGATATGGCCAGTGTAGTTTCGCTAGTGCCCAAAAAAATCAATTGCGAGGACATGAAAGGATACATACTGGGGAAAAACCTTACAGATGTGACCAGTGGAGTTTCGCTAGTGCCGAAAAATCTAATTTGCAAAAACATGTAAGGATACACACTGgggaaaagccttacaaatgtggacAGTGTAGTTTCGCTAGTGTCCAAAAATCGAATTTGCAAAAACATGTAAGAATACACACTGgggaaaagccttacaaatgtggacAGTGTAGTTTCGCTAGTGCCCAAAAAAATCAATTGCGAGGACATGAAAGGATACATACTGGGGAAAAACCTTACAgatgtgaccagtgtagtttCGCTAGTGCCGAAAAATCTAATTTGCAAAAACATGTAAGGATACACACAGgggaaaagccttacaaatgtggacAGTGTAGTTTCGCTAGTGTcctaaaatctaatttgcaaAAACATGTAAGAATACACACTGgggaaaagccttacaaatgtggacAGTGTAGTTTCGCTAGTGCCCAAAAAATTCAATTGCGAGGACATGAAAGGATACATAATGGAGAAAAACCTTACAgatgtgaccagtgtagtttCGCTAGTGCCGATAAATCTAATTTGCAAAAACATGTAAGAATACACACTGgggaaaagccttacaaatgtggacagtgtagttatgctagtgCCCAAAAAAATCCATTGCGAGGACATGAAAGGATACATACTGGGGAAAAACCTTACAgatgtgaccagtgtagtttCGCTAGTGCCGATAAATCTAATTTGCAAAGACATGTAAGAATACACACTGgggaaaagccttacaaatgtggacAGTGTAGTTTTGCTAGTGCCCAAAAAATTCAATTGCAAAGACATGTAAGGAAACACACTGGAGAGAAGcgttacaaatgtgaccagtgtagtttTGGTAATTTTTGCAAAATCCATAAAAGCAAACATACTAATGAGACACTTTAG
- the LOC134753185 gene encoding zinc finger protein 664-like encodes MESSALQGAENVCVKTEPHEDVCITYEPTFEGLSVKDEPLLDDVCVKDEPRCEGVSIKAEPSCSDVCVKDESLGVSAAAELYTDHAVKDELVLGPVLVERRCVRHAPTAFMKSSVKQSYEIVPWRPYLRDCCVRLERLDVDTLLIVTRSIDRNSPIHVYEAGSQHKNITVGNLEENDRGQTSQKKPTENYQCAHCKYTTAIKLRLIPHLRKHTNEKTYRCDHCSYASNHKGHFTVHVRKHTGQKPYKCVHCSYASGHKGNLRDHVRIHTGERPYKCVQCNYASSQKSYLEVHLRTHTGEKPYKCDQCSYACAQKYYLQVHVKKHTGEKPYKCDQCNFCSIQKSGLLTHKRKHVDEKPYKCDQCSYASKHKNGLRVHMKQHTGEKPYRCDQCSYASSQKYYLQAHVMKHTGEKPYKCDQCSYASVQKRALQSHKQRHAVEKPHKCGHCNYAANYKSSLLLHLYKHIDENDLKIGPD; translated from the exons ATGGAGTCGTCAGCATTACAGGGCGCAGAGAATGTCTGCGTGAAGACTGAGCCCCATGAGGATGTGTGTATAACGTATGAACCCACGTTCGAGGGACTGTCTGTGAAAGATGAGCCTTTGCTGGATGATGTGTGTGTAAAAGACGAGCCCAGGTGCGAGGGTGTGTCGATAAAAGCCGAGCCATCGTGTTCAGATGTGTGTGTAAAAGACGAGTCGCTCGGCGTGAGCGCGGCGGCGGAGCTGTACACCGACCACGCCGTGAAAGATGAGCTCGTGCTCGGCCCCGTGCTTGTGGAAAGGCGCTGCGTGCGCCACGCACCAACAG CTTTCATGAAGTCATCAGTGAAGCAGTCATATGAGATTGTCCCCTGGAGACCCTATCTACGGGACTGCTGTGTGAGGCTGGAGCGCCTTGATGTGGACACACTGCTCATCGTCACTCGGAGCATAGACCGGAACAGCCCGATACATGTTTATGAAGCTGGGAGTCAACACAAAAACATCACAGTTGGGAACCTTGAAGAAAACGATAGAG GGCAAACTTCACAGAAGAAACCGACCGAAAATTATCAATGTGCCCACTGTAAATACACAACAGCTATTAAGTTACGGTTAATACCGCATTTGAGGAAACATACCAATGAGAAAACATACAGATGTGATCATTGTAGCTATGCTAGCAACCACAAAGGTCATTTTACAGTGCATGTAAGGAAACACACTGGTCAAAAGCCATACAAGTGTGTTCACTGTAGCTATGCTAGCGGCCACAAAGGTAATTTGAGAGACCATGTAAGGATACACACTGGTGAAAGGCCATACAAATGTGTTCAGTGTAATTATGCTAGCAGCCAGAAAAGTTATTTGGAAGTTCATTTAAGGAcacacactggtgaaaagccGTACAAGTGTGACCAGTGCAGTTATGCTTGTgcccaaaaatattatttgcaagttcatGTAAAGAAACACACTGGagaaaagccttacaaatgtgaccagtgtaaTTTTTGTAGTATCCAAAAAAGTGGTTTACTGACTCATAAACGGAAACACGTAGATGAGAAGCCgtacaaatgtgaccagtgcaGTTATGCTAGTAAACATAAAAACGGTCTGCGAGTCCATATGAAACaacacactggtgaaaagccTTACAGATGTGATCAGTGTAGTTACGCTAGTTCCCAGAAATATTATTTGCAAGCTCACGTAATGaaacacactggtgaaaagccGTACAAGTGTGATCAGTGCAGTTATGCTAGTGTCCAAAAACGTGCTTTACAAAGTCACAAACAAAGACACGCAGTTGAAAAGCCTCACAAATGTGGACATTGCAATTATGCTGCGAATTATAAAAGTAGTCTGCTACTACATTTATATAAACACATTGATGAAAATGACTTAAAAATTGGGCCAGATTAG